The Primulina huaijiensis isolate GDHJ02 unplaced genomic scaffold, ASM1229523v2 scaffold42729_ERROPOS115676, whole genome shotgun sequence genomic interval atactatattaaaaacattctaattaattcagcgcatttgctgaaaattttctaattaattaagaaaaattcatttacaatattcatatttaatctttttgagctaacaccatttattttataagatattcatcgcaattctttatttgtatattaatctttaaatctgaattatgatgtatattgtttttctaaaagttcttaaataatgatttaatacatttattcgacactttaatattaacattttaaaatatattaattttatattgtatgcgTGCAGTacttataatcatgattataaaaactcaataaaaattctaaaaatgaattaggtagaacataaaaaattacacaattaatcaaaagatagaaaataaaaattaaataattgtttattacatataaactactaataccgacttctaaagattgaagtcggtgagagagtaTAGGACACTCTGTactaaaaacataaaaagttaatgcttgaatgagtcatACTGCAAAGTTAATGAAGTAAAAACGAAGGACAAAGtcggttaataaaaatattataatgggctAAGTTGCatgagactcatatatataagtatctcattTTGTCTCACCTTATcttttgtcactgtacaaagcgaaagtttacgcattgtagtgttctacattttcttaatttttcatcatctattggtctttaaagatatattagaattttttctaaatatctaatcttaaatgtgatcaattaaccaaataattattatactttgtacacaataataaatagattaatatatttgaagatagaaaattgaaaaagtaatgtattgagaagaataaaaaatgttagaattaatactataattatctaatgtcaatattaaatttaacatcctacgttcgaaaatatgtttattgaggTAAAAACTacgatgataaactaaaaataataatgtatttatcattataacgtaataataatgtgatcgttatttggaatcagaaaatgatgtaatttgtcttttttattaaattgtataaacaattctttcaatttttttagtggataaacatgttaaatgtattaaaattaaatattaaaatttaatgatgaattgaaatgttgtgtttgagctgttgtactatttaaaatatttgatttgcattgttaccataatctataggttttgataaaacagtaaacgcttgagcctacaattggtatcagagttaatatcgcgactttgattttcactgattgcaattggtgcaattattaggagatagagTGTTTGGTATAATAATTGTCCACGATGGGTACGTGCTTGagttgttgtatgatttaaagatttgacttgtATAGTTACCAttagttatagcttttggtaaagcgacaaacgctcgatcATATATTATTCGACTGTAAATtagaagaaacatgttgcatcaacttttagttttgaattgataccttacatgttactcgaattttaaatttagaaacattctacaattttcaaatattattatatattgaattataatttatccctttcaaattggataaatatacaataaaactcatgtaaatttattaacaaaaaacatttaaatgaaatattggatttgtcgataatcaaaataagaaataaacaaattttgatccttgagtgagaaataagatatttaaataaagttataattgtcaCAATTAAATACTGCACttacatgcatttatcactgtattttgcaactaaaatgtcaaaaaaagtttccacgtattatttttatatcatattcaaaataattatgaatcctaatttttattattttgagttggcatTTGTTATGAAcaatcattgtgaataaattgaatttgaaaattcttatatctgtgtatatcacatattaatatatcaacctaagtccagttaataaaaaactacaaaatgaacttattcatcttcaatgtacacaaattatatagtaaagatatatgacaattaAGATAATGAAGTAAAATATATGctcacatataaaaaatatatatatatagacaagaaaaacaataaataaaaatatttttttctagatataaatattttttataaatttttacagtgagttggagaagataaaagagaaaaaatattaactcttttgggtaacaaaaaaaatagaaatggaagaagtgtttgtcatacaatgaattcagtttctaaattaaatgtatactatagagttatatttaccgttcaaaatttataaatgcgatgaatttttctcaagataagggtactcaaatgttcccgttaaaatatttcaaaaattaaaaaaattaaatatattatttttctggaggtAATAGCAATATgacattaataatttgattgtgctaattatacttataagttaatatgaaatataaaaataaatgtcataagaGTCATTAAAAAGATggtttattgtcaaaaatattattattataaattgcaaatagatgacaacatttaatcaatatttatttaaatcaatccatcagtactttttatgtgatgatagaatattataataattaggggtgagcattcggtcggttctgttaccgaccgaaccgaattagtcataaccggatcgaaccgaaatatttagcaataaccgaacctaccgaattaattttcataaccgatgaaaaccgaaccgaattaaaatcggttaattcggttggtgaccgaattaaccgattagtttttttaaaaaaaattgtgatttaactttaattatatatataatttttttgaacactacaatctacacaaatgcataaaaacataaaatcacatacatcacaaatttttctttagaattaaggctgattttaaaattaaaaattaaaaaatatattaaaattgataaataataaaaatttattaaataatattatttattatatcggttagccgatttcaaaattttgacaacagtaaccgaaccgaattaactgatataaccgaattttttttaaatttgaaaaccgaatttctgaaataaccgaaccgaatttccgaattgactcggttcggtcgtttaattcggtttaaccgaaattttgttCACCCATGATAATAATatgtagtttatatgttatcaagtataagtgtctaataaattaaaggtgactaggaaagtaaaagcatccagtagaaatttttgtcaatttacatgaaagagaataataatcaaacaatgttataaataaaaaaatcgcatatcattgattgacaaaaaagattgtaataattgaatattataaaaaaaaatatatgcattattgagggaatatgacaaataacaaaagaaaacaatatgataaaaaagatatgagaaaaattttagtagtccaaatattttttaaaattttaaaaatatgttttttttccaaattagttacatatgctaattaacataaattgtcaaaatttacaatactattatcattgtcttttgttgaattaactaattttatttcaaattctaattatttcaacatatgtttctcacgtgcaacgcacgtgcattatttctagtgtatatatataagcCGGTCTTCCACCGAAATGGAcacaaatttaaagaaaattgtaGGAATTTCTACACTTNCAAGATTTGCTTACCATTTTCTCTCTTAAAAGAGAGCAAGCTTTTCTCAGAACCCAGAACCATACAAAAGATTGTGCCATATTTAGGTCAGATTTAGTGAATGACTGGTGGCCAATGAACCGATTCCATCCTAGGCTACTTCTAGTTTCAATTTTTTAAGGTAACACTGCCCCCTACTGCAGGTATAATTGCCTTCATGCATGGTTttaattttgggaaaaaaaaatatgaatttgaacctttttattttatatctatGATTCGATGTCATTTACAATATGTTATATAAGAAGCgccctatttttttttttttaaaaaaaaaaaaaaaaaggtgttCCCATcatcatgaattttttttttttaaaaaaaaagcacaATTAGCTTGAAAGTGAATGGTGAAGTCTCTGCTCTCTTTTTAGTCAGCCAAAAGACACACACTGAAAATTTAAATAGCATGGGATAAGCTAAAGGAAATGGCCCATTTAACGCGTCGGGTGATAGCCCAAATTAGTTCCACCCAAATCATGGGGACattaaaaatgaagaaaatctTGTACACGTACCCTGAACTAATCCATCCCCCCCCCCCCNTCTTCTTGCATTAACCAAATAACTACATTGCTATCTAAGATTTGCACACAGCATATGTTTTAATTCTTACGTTTAATTTGACAGCCCAAAGGAACAACTACTTCCTTGTAAGCTGCAATTTAAGAAACTCCTCCAGTTCCATTTCCACAGCAaacctcttcttcttctcattCTCCACCTCCATTCTCAGCTCCTCAATCACCTGTATCATCTGCTCTTCCCTGCTGAACCCCATCGTCTCTACGCTTTCTTCCAGGCACATTGACGTGATCATCTGCACAACCTGTTGCCTTTGACAATCCAAACTCTTCTTCAAAACCAACAAACTGTCCATCACAACTCCCTTATCAACACCGCCACCATTTTGCGCATCGACATTCGATCTATTTTCTTGAAGCATTGTTTCAACTCCGAAACTCACCTGTTTCAAACCTCTTTGATCACCTTCTATACAGTTTTTGAAAACAGGCTCCAATTCAAACCCTTCTTCATTAAAGTTCCACCCACTGATCCTTCTCTGCTTCCCATTTTCAGGCGGAAAATCACACACATTTTCATCATCAGCATCGGCGTCATCACTTCTATTCAATGACAAAGCCCTCTGAATCTTTTCCCCTTTGTACCTTATTTCAACACTTGCCAATCTCTGCAACACATTCTTCACCAAGTAATCACTCCCCTTACAGTTCTTAAAAAAAGAATGCTTCAATAACTTCTCAGCTGATGGCCTCTTTGAAGGATCCTGGTCAAGGCACAAACCAACCATATCTTTAAAAGATTTCGAAAATTTCTTCACCTTTCCATCTTTCCCCTTCTCATAATGATCAGAAAACCGAAACCTCTTCGTAATCTTCATGATCAACGATTTGAAAGGAGGTAGATGAGACAAAGGAGGCCTCCCATGTGCCAACTCCATTGCGGTGATACCAAACGACCATATATCAGCCTTAAAACTGTACCCTGTGTGTGAATGTATAACCTCAGGTGCCATCCAGTACGGTGTCCCGGCCACGTCAGTAAGAATCATAGACGTAGAATTCCACTCGTAAACCGAGGCCGAAACCCCGAAATCCGCTAACTTAACCGATCCATTCGAATCGACAAGGATGTTTCCTGCCTTAATATCTCTATGCAAATGGCCTTGCCCGTGTAGATATGACAAGGCGCTTAAAGTTTCTTTAAGAACCATCGCGATGCAGGGTTCTGCCAATCCGTCAGGGAATGAAGAAGAAATAATCGACTGCAGAGAACCGCAGGAAATGAACGGCATCACCACCCAAAGCTGGCTTTCTACAGTGAAGGAACAGTGAGCTCTGAGGATATTGGGGTGGCACAGAAGTGTCATGATCTTGGATTCGCGTCTTACGCCATCCAAATCTGCTCTCGTTTTTTCCAAATCAATGGCTTTGATTGCGACAACTGAAGAGTTTAATGGAATGCATATTGCTTTGTACACAATTGCACTAACTCCTCTCCCGATTTCATCAAGAATTTCGTAGCACCTTGAGTCAAGAGGATACTGATTATTTCGGCTTGAATCATCTTCTTCTTTCTGATCTTTGTGGTCCATCTTCGTGTTCTTGATTATCTTCTTTGTATATTGGTGATTTTCTTGATATAACTTTTACGTACTCGATTTCTTGAGCAAAAAAGGAACAATGTGAGATTCTCGGTGTGAATATGCGAACTCGATAGGTTTATATCATGAGGAAGAAGGAAGAAACGGATAGAAAAGGAAAATGGATTACGCGGATTTCTTGTGAAATTCTTTTATGTGTACACACTGAAAATGAATGCTTGATTCATGTGAGTTTCTCAACTGTTTAATAAGAAATGGAAGAGAAAAATGTACAGAAACGTTCTGTCTATATACATGAGGCGTATTTATTATTCAtgttatatataattatcaacattttgtgatatatttaaaatttatcatatcttttatataaaattaatttgaaattaataacTTCAATAAGGtaatttaatgattaatataattgataatatgttattatgttatatatttattCTGAACTAGGTAGGtacacgtgcgatgcacgtggGGATATATAATGAGATATATGTTTCAATAATTGTGCAATAAATATTATAGAGCAAGCAACTCAATGACAAAAGTTTTCAAACTAAACAATAGAGAGATAAATCAATATAACAATAAGACATCATGTCTATATAAGATATAGTCCGATAATAATTTTCAGTTAAGGTTGCAAACAACAAAACAAGGGATTACACAAGGGATGTAAAACCAAAAACTAAAAGATAGCATGCATTACTATAAATTATAAGTATTGTAACTATCCATTGTTAAAAACCACAACTCATTCACTCAAATGTTCTTGTTTTATCTTCATACTGCATGAATGCCCTGCTTTATTAGTTTCATTCGCTTTCAATCTTCTGGTATAAGTGTTAAAAGTTTCATTGTCTTCAAGATTGATTATATCGTGCTTCTCAGTTTTCCTCTTTGAGAAACGTTTTTGTGCCATTGTTTGACAAATAAATTTTCTCGAATCTCTTTCCAATCCGGATTGCAAGTCATCGTAATAAACAAGTCAGGTTTTCCAAATTTCTGAACCAATGCAATTGCATCAAGATATCGACGTCGCATATCTCTTGGACCTCCTATGAAAGATGCTGGTAAAACAACACGTTGCCCGACCTCACTCCCACGTGATTCACCATTGGCTACACTGTCAACCACACCCTGGTATAATTCCGACCTTATCTCACTTTGGTGCCTTCTGTAGTAATCTAATCTCGTTGTTTCTAGTTTAATGTACATATCGACAACAAATTGCTGCAATAATCGACCACCATACAAGATTACCGAAGTGTTGCTGCCACGAATTTGCAACCTATAACAATAGTACTCCCTACAAGAAACCATCCTATCATTTTTTCCACGAACAACTGcagaaaacaaataaaatacacaCAAATTAGT includes:
- the LOC140969752 gene encoding serine/threonine-protein kinase BLUS1-like, which gives rise to MDHKDQKEEDDSSRNNQYPLDSRCYEILDEIGRGVSAIVYKAICIPLNSSVVAIKAIDLEKTRADLDGVRRESKIMTLLCHPNILRAHCSFTVESQLWVVMPFISCGSLQSIISSSFPDGLAEPCIAMVLKETLSALSYLHGQGHLHRDIKAGNILVDSNGSVKLADFGVSASVYEWNSTSMILTDVAGTPYWMAPEVIHSHTGYSFKADIWSFGITAMELAHGRPPLSHLPPFKSLIMKITKRFRFSDHYEKGKDGKVKKFSKSFKDMVGLCLDQDPSKRPSAEKLLKHSFFKNCKGSDYLVKNVLQRLASVEIRYKGEKIQRALSLNRSDDADADDENVCDFPPENGKQRRISGWNFNEEGFELEPVFKNCIEGDQRGLKQVSFGVETMLQENRSNVDAQNGGGVDKGVVMDSLLVLKKSLDCQRQQVVQMITSMCLEESVETMGFSREEQMIQVIEELRMEVENEKKKRFAVEMELEEFLKLQLTRK